One genomic segment of Candidatus Thermodiscus eudorianus includes these proteins:
- a CDS encoding ABC transporter substrate-binding protein, with protein sequence MDLKVAGGVILVIIIILAAAYVFMGKGGGGGAETTTTAAPAKEITINVGLLVDETGPTSDVGKGYSLGAETALKYFNEKGIYTKDGVRVKINYIKRDYAYKPDQAEAFYKEFKEKYHVIAIIGWGTADTEKLSDTVAKDKVVYISASYSAKLTVKPYNFFPAPDYSTQACAGLSFLAQEKPGGNLVLLYDHKVAYSRSPIPAIKSVAQQLNLNLAGDFDLPLKATESTAETVISDAATKNPDCFWCGNTISSCTLAVKAMHKLGVNGILLANVWGFDERVVDLVGEAGYGRMAGVSPFVYPMFADSLGAKGIETLREAAKMFNVPSDKIDLRFTQGFLNVWLLVQAIERTDSQSLQQKGGEALKAALESSCNGEPFSFGGLTADVLRFCPGNHVPYVKSYVVVLDTDGTFKIKGPFEPPKGANCAQITIQQG encoded by the coding sequence GTGGATCTTAAAGTCGCAGGAGGCGTAATCCTCGTAATAATAATCATACTCGCCGCGGCCTATGTCTTCATGGGCAAGGGAGGAGGCGGAGGAGCAGAGACGACGACAACCGCAGCACCCGCGAAGGAGATCACGATAAACGTCGGCCTCCTAGTAGACGAGACCGGCCCGACCAGCGACGTAGGCAAAGGATACTCGCTCGGTGCAGAGACCGCGCTGAAATACTTCAACGAGAAAGGCATATACACCAAAGACGGTGTCAGGGTCAAGATAAACTACATAAAACGTGACTACGCTTACAAGCCCGACCAGGCAGAGGCCTTCTACAAGGAGTTCAAAGAGAAATACCATGTTATAGCGATAATCGGGTGGGGAACCGCCGACACCGAGAAGCTAAGCGACACCGTGGCGAAGGACAAGGTAGTATACATAAGCGCCAGCTACTCGGCGAAGCTTACTGTCAAGCCCTACAACTTCTTCCCAGCACCAGACTACAGCACACAGGCATGCGCAGGGCTAAGCTTCCTAGCCCAGGAGAAGCCTGGAGGCAACCTAGTACTACTATACGATCACAAAGTAGCCTACAGCCGCAGCCCAATACCAGCGATAAAGAGCGTGGCCCAACAGCTGAACCTAAACCTGGCCGGAGACTTCGACCTGCCACTGAAGGCTACAGAGTCCACGGCCGAGACCGTGATCAGCGACGCGGCGACCAAGAACCCCGACTGCTTCTGGTGCGGCAACACAATAAGCAGCTGTACCCTAGCCGTTAAGGCGATGCACAAGCTAGGAGTCAACGGCATCCTACTGGCAAACGTCTGGGGCTTCGACGAGAGGGTAGTAGATCTAGTAGGCGAGGCGGGCTACGGCAGGATGGCCGGAGTCTCGCCCTTCGTATACCCGATGTTCGCCGACAGCCTAGGAGCCAAGGGGATAGAGACGCTCCGCGAGGCCGCGAAGATGTTCAACGTGCCGAGCGACAAGATAGACCTAAGGTTCACCCAGGGCTTCCTCAACGTATGGCTACTAGTGCAGGCCATAGAGAGGACCGACTCCCAGAGCCTACAGCAGAAGGGCGGAGAAGCCCTGAAGGCGGCACTAGAATCTTCGTGCAACGGGGAGCCGTTCTCCTTCGGAGGCCTGACCGCCGACGTACTACGCTTCTGCCCAGGAAACCACGTGCCCTACGTGAAGAGTTACGTCGTAGTACTCGACACTGATGGCACCTTCAAGATCAAGGGGCCCTTTGAGCCGCCGAAGGGCGCTAACTGTGCGCAGATAACCATCCAGCAGGGCTAG
- a CDS encoding MarR family winged helix-turn-helix transcriptional regulator translates to MQLSREAQILFNHKRFIITTILYIRGSLTMAQLRKATNLSWGDLDSNIRYLHRHGLVTYRRTITESGPRSIVALTKKGAEAYNELTSYLSQYLAGKRDSKTG, encoded by the coding sequence ATGCAGCTATCCCGGGAGGCCCAGATACTCTTCAACCACAAGCGCTTCATAATAACAACGATACTCTACATCAGGGGGTCCCTCACGATGGCCCAGCTTAGGAAGGCCACAAACCTGTCATGGGGCGATCTAGACTCAAACATCCGGTACCTACACAGGCACGGCCTCGTGACCTACCGTAGAACCATCACGGAGTCGGGCCCGAGGTCGATCGTCGCTCTCACAAAGAAGGGAGCCGAGGCCTATAACGAGCTGACATCTTACCTCTCCCAATACCTCGCAGGCAAGAGAGACTCCAAGACAGGTTAG
- a CDS encoding ArsR family transcriptional regulator: MVESPEPAEKLDVLLNTIKNKVNIQILMLLSMRPSYTREIAEVLQQDETSISRRLKHLEKLGVVRSRWKRIGGRNVKIYELNIEGFSIRFDGGALEVSFSKGETYRDVVRLRRSIIPEYQDPIGREEELYAIHSSNAPIIHVWGLPGVGKSSLVAWYIRRYRGSDPVYWYTPIPSDTGETLKWKLSLLASTITGMDARSILNSGVETLARLLSMHSAVIVFDDFHEIGKEPREYALSLAEKIENPARVFIISRYREKKLPYWKGRVLDLEVGPLPPEATAELLETLARDITINLSRSDVARIAKSSGGIPLLVHGIINLYKSTGLPLDECINRAVTSYYESEIGEILGENDKLILELLIASGGTLPAETLCDILALKQITCSRRLNALKRLGFIEVLDDEVKVRERIAGLPKVASTHRLRLLARQVARALSRHPDIKRRMQGLLLMAENCFIDDIVPVIEERLLYGSSWMTCCFGLYHSIVGKLQYCSGLTLYQRSLFTIEKTLIEVSTNKLGLKEGVKTLQKHVERLRSKKPLYARVAALLAGLLVKTGKMDEGKNLLDEAKSIYQELPRDLKKVIEPTILGSDTVIAFYEGDLERALNNSIREAQIELEKEDFGNYAVALVHIAVIQSYMGEISGLKKTLAEVEEVASLLYGDLREHIMALASPLFIYTSIVERDLRGARARLAEAKENRFIGYVEGDIQWEEAVLDYLEGDLDSAREKARRILEDPPEGMVGDELLLMRVILGQEPSEEEVAKLSGGIMKLYRLLKAQG; this comes from the coding sequence GTGGTCGAGTCGCCCGAGCCAGCCGAGAAGCTAGATGTACTGCTGAACACGATAAAGAACAAGGTAAACATCCAGATACTAATGCTACTGAGCATGAGACCCTCGTACACGAGGGAGATAGCGGAGGTACTCCAACAAGACGAGACATCGATATCTAGAAGGCTGAAGCACCTTGAGAAGCTAGGCGTTGTAAGAAGCCGCTGGAAGAGGATAGGCGGTAGGAACGTGAAGATCTACGAGTTAAACATAGAGGGATTCAGTATCAGGTTCGATGGCGGGGCCCTCGAAGTATCATTCTCCAAGGGCGAGACCTATAGAGACGTGGTTAGGCTGAGGAGGAGCATAATCCCAGAATACCAGGACCCCATAGGGAGGGAGGAGGAGCTATACGCGATACACTCCTCTAACGCTCCAATAATACACGTCTGGGGCCTGCCAGGCGTTGGGAAGTCGAGCCTAGTAGCATGGTACATTAGGCGCTATAGAGGGAGCGACCCCGTATACTGGTACACTCCAATCCCTTCAGACACTGGAGAGACGCTGAAGTGGAAGCTATCCCTCCTGGCATCAACGATAACTGGGATGGATGCGAGAAGCATACTTAACAGTGGCGTCGAAACCCTCGCCAGGCTACTGAGCATGCATTCGGCTGTGATAGTGTTCGACGACTTCCACGAGATAGGCAAGGAGCCTAGAGAGTACGCCCTCTCCCTAGCCGAGAAGATCGAGAACCCGGCTAGGGTCTTCATTATATCAAGGTATAGGGAGAAGAAGCTCCCATACTGGAAGGGCAGAGTACTCGACTTAGAGGTCGGGCCCCTACCCCCTGAGGCGACGGCAGAGCTATTAGAGACGCTAGCCAGAGATATAACCATCAACCTGTCGAGGAGTGATGTCGCTAGGATCGCGAAGTCGAGCGGGGGCATACCACTCCTAGTACACGGGATCATAAACCTGTACAAGTCAACGGGACTACCGCTGGACGAGTGCATAAACAGGGCGGTGACCTCATACTACGAGTCGGAGATAGGCGAGATACTCGGCGAGAACGACAAGCTAATACTCGAACTACTGATAGCTAGTGGAGGGACCCTGCCAGCGGAGACGCTATGCGATATACTCGCCCTCAAGCAGATAACCTGCTCCAGGCGGCTAAACGCTCTCAAGAGGCTCGGCTTCATCGAGGTATTGGATGATGAGGTGAAGGTTAGGGAGCGGATAGCCGGCTTGCCAAAAGTAGCCTCTACACACAGGCTGAGGCTCCTGGCGAGGCAAGTGGCCCGGGCCCTAAGCAGGCACCCGGACATAAAACGGAGGATGCAGGGCCTGCTCCTCATGGCAGAGAACTGCTTCATAGACGATATAGTCCCGGTGATCGAGGAACGCCTGCTATATGGTTCGAGCTGGATGACCTGCTGCTTCGGCCTATACCATAGTATAGTCGGGAAGCTCCAGTACTGCAGCGGGTTAACGCTATACCAGCGATCCCTATTCACGATAGAGAAGACTTTGATCGAGGTTTCAACAAACAAGCTAGGCCTCAAAGAAGGAGTCAAGACACTACAGAAACACGTCGAGCGGCTGAGGAGCAAGAAACCACTATACGCCAGGGTAGCTGCCCTCCTCGCAGGCCTGCTCGTGAAAACGGGAAAGATGGACGAGGGAAAGAATCTACTAGACGAGGCGAAGTCCATCTACCAGGAGCTACCCCGGGATCTGAAGAAGGTTATAGAGCCAACAATCCTTGGGAGCGATACCGTTATCGCATTCTACGAGGGCGACCTGGAGAGGGCTCTAAACAACTCGATAAGAGAGGCCCAGATAGAGCTTGAGAAAGAGGACTTCGGTAACTATGCCGTCGCACTGGTCCACATAGCAGTCATACAGAGCTACATGGGGGAGATAAGCGGTCTCAAGAAGACCCTAGCCGAGGTAGAGGAGGTCGCCAGCCTCCTCTACGGCGACTTGAGGGAGCATATAATGGCTCTCGCATCGCCGCTCTTCATATACACTAGCATCGTAGAGAGAGACCTCAGAGGAGCAAGGGCCAGGCTGGCCGAGGCCAAGGAGAACAGGTTCATCGGATACGTCGAAGGCGATATCCAGTGGGAGGAGGCGGTCCTAGACTACCTGGAGGGTGACCTGGATTCGGCGAGAGAGAAGGCGAGACGGATACTGGAGGATCCCCCGGAGGGGATGGTTGGTGACGAGCTGTTGTTGATGAGGGTGATCCTGGGCCAGGAGCCTTCCGAGGAAGAGGTGGCTAAACTCTCCGGTGGAATAATGAAGCTGTATCGCCTATTGAAAGCCCAGGGATAA
- a CDS encoding Ig-like domain-containing protein → MNYKWMKLIILLSLALTATLLITHGEDGGSGDLVIANTTTLRNRVLTIQGSLIIEPGGKLILENSTIILDETKDFQYNVTVKGELDLNDNSKINTTSGYKYTVYVDNGTLTINNSALENIGGNSGPGISASGESPRLEFHNALITYKGYYMKILVHVDTKTDGVEATLGRLSVNGLRTQSEDGNVPQNYMIKVEGDTVFSITGVDFLDGKLTGWSDIFISYSASTTRIPSNITLNLTSSKADTIKVYSYKKLNLRIHNVTGGTLTVSGSYNVFLNASVTNSTFTGKIDVDYSELYARDLNAQSIKAENTNVTIIDSAITNPGNDGVYVYESLKEHFSINLTNVKIINVTQGYYYGEQSGVKIHQANRDTEVHIKNLTVTRKPGEEGVPGIYIGDVKGAEIHVSDSEIPGIEISTDKNFFDGGMSERVNLYLSNVKSSLDGKPIVVYRGSSSSKLSGSYAQIFIYNCSNIEVGNMSFTESIPNPLVIAGSSDIKVSNITTNNSVFHAAILVLDSRNIDLEGLRINSSTTSQYTRSIALVNASDVTLNNSEIWGGSDYQFANALLISYSTLEMDKTSITSTVSNSIAVQAIKYSTLSITDSNITSASTGIKAAGSTDISPPQSLSIYHSSVTAGYRAVVNDNRLIIQSSNLTVETESPRSSSYVLALSHPRYLLVNASKLESTIASGYIDSIVYLDAGNAGNLNLTLTGNNLTGPAKYGIYVASFTNASSSLVIKDNSLQGQIVSILLKSSEGASVTDNRITSGASSPGGIVLKPSSIGQTLHEIQGNLIDGRPITYLYRDTAIGLHGFGQIIAVMSHVEAENTGITGYPGVVQLYSSTMTVKNASITAPYSDNGALDSYERQDAPVFKTEYSSTLTIEGSRINAKTSLILFEVELNGGTGEGLVLNNTRIEGTAYRLVDTTAQVSIGIYNSVINWNATIEGSLNHEITRMYCNTGNPGLEFDLVNTRVTIASGKKFDLEQVRRVYWKNVTVESSSKTGISDNVLILKDVRSARIDDASFIGVPGVHIERALVYVTGGGVYNITNPAYAGLLDARYYTSRAFIDGVVFNNVTGKMIYVYSSSGGEFGLANIGLDATVSSSSNSYFLSLMYRGTVYTGNLVANHSTGTPIYVNGGTLYMHYSSLTNNTCYGLRVQGGAVNATHNYWGDSNGPVFTESCDAKDPEEVYNTTTIYYRPPLVNLPRENDTTPPTVSITSPADNAVLKGLAWFNVSYSDDYGVMAVVILVDEQPAAILFEGNNSARIDTSIFKDGNHTIYAIAYDYAGHTSIVSIGVEIENSKPSANITEPINNSIVSGYLTIRYYVYDDNLDTARLYANNTVISSTTRTGYTSYTLNTKSYSDGPLWLKVTAVDEDGQTSEYRILVTIDNTPPSLIVDTPGNNSYIRGTRQVKFSTHDRHPKEYRIYLNGTLIENDTSTGTITYNLDTTRYQDGRYNLTIYTVDRAGNANATTRFITIDNTPPSATIQSPSNGQDLTGTVNITVDASDAIGLRYVTIYINGTLVFNKTVDPDNPTDPTYTYEWDTTKYQDGTYNITTVVYDLAGNTDTDQKTVQVLNAQPVPESGLLALVALAIALLVLLAKTRRNR, encoded by the coding sequence ATGAACTATAAGTGGATGAAGCTAATCATCCTACTATCACTGGCTCTAACCGCAACACTCCTAATAACACACGGAGAGGATGGAGGATCAGGCGACCTCGTTATAGCAAACACTACAACCCTACGAAACCGCGTACTAACCATACAAGGAAGCCTAATAATAGAGCCAGGCGGAAAGCTGATCCTAGAGAACTCTACCATAATACTAGACGAGACAAAAGATTTTCAGTACAACGTGACTGTAAAGGGAGAACTAGACCTCAACGATAACTCGAAGATCAATACTACGAGCGGATACAAGTACACAGTCTACGTTGACAACGGAACACTAACCATAAACAACTCCGCACTAGAGAACATAGGCGGCAACAGCGGACCAGGCATCAGCGCCTCAGGCGAATCCCCGAGGCTAGAGTTCCATAACGCGCTGATAACCTACAAGGGATACTACATGAAGATCCTAGTCCATGTAGATACAAAGACTGACGGAGTGGAGGCGACGCTGGGCAGGCTCTCCGTAAACGGTCTGAGGACCCAGTCGGAGGACGGCAACGTACCGCAGAACTATATGATCAAGGTCGAGGGCGACACGGTATTCAGTATAACGGGCGTGGACTTCCTAGACGGAAAGCTGACGGGGTGGAGCGATATCTTCATCTCCTACTCTGCCTCCACTACTAGAATCCCCTCAAATATAACATTGAATCTAACCAGCTCCAAGGCGGATACAATCAAGGTATACTCCTACAAGAAGCTCAACCTACGAATACACAACGTTACAGGCGGCACATTAACGGTGTCCGGCAGCTATAATGTGTTCCTGAACGCTAGTGTGACGAACTCTACGTTCACAGGTAAAATAGACGTGGACTACTCTGAACTCTACGCCAGGGACTTAAACGCGCAGTCGATAAAAGCCGAGAACACAAACGTGACCATAATAGACTCGGCTATAACGAACCCGGGTAACGACGGCGTCTACGTGTACGAGTCCCTCAAAGAACACTTCAGCATCAACCTAACCAACGTTAAGATAATCAACGTGACACAGGGCTACTACTATGGAGAGCAGAGTGGCGTAAAGATACATCAAGCCAACAGAGACACAGAGGTACACATCAAGAACCTAACGGTGACCAGGAAACCCGGAGAGGAGGGAGTCCCCGGCATATACATCGGCGACGTGAAGGGCGCCGAGATACACGTATCAGACTCTGAGATCCCGGGCATAGAGATATCGACCGATAAAAACTTCTTTGACGGTGGAATGTCGGAGAGGGTAAACCTATACCTGTCAAACGTGAAGTCATCCCTCGACGGGAAGCCGATAGTAGTCTACAGAGGCTCTAGCAGCAGCAAGTTGTCGGGAAGCTATGCGCAGATCTTCATATACAACTGTAGCAACATCGAGGTAGGCAACATGTCCTTCACAGAGAGCATCCCGAACCCACTGGTAATAGCGGGGTCCTCGGACATCAAGGTTAGCAACATAACGACAAACAACAGCGTCTTCCACGCGGCAATCCTAGTCCTAGACTCACGCAACATAGACCTGGAGGGGTTGAGGATCAATTCGTCGACAACCTCGCAATATACCAGGAGCATAGCTCTGGTCAACGCGAGCGACGTGACTTTAAACAACTCGGAGATATGGGGCGGAAGCGACTACCAGTTCGCGAACGCCCTACTAATAAGCTATAGCACTCTGGAAATGGACAAGACCTCCATCACGTCCACTGTATCCAACTCGATAGCAGTACAGGCGATCAAGTACTCGACCCTGAGCATCACAGACTCAAACATCACAAGCGCCTCCACGGGGATAAAAGCGGCCGGGTCAACAGACATATCGCCTCCACAATCCCTCTCCATATACCACTCCAGCGTCACAGCCGGTTACAGGGCGGTGGTAAACGATAACAGGCTTATAATACAGTCCTCAAACCTGACGGTCGAGACGGAGAGCCCCCGATCATCCTCATACGTCCTAGCTCTATCGCATCCGAGGTATTTGCTGGTCAACGCCTCAAAACTTGAGAGCACCATAGCCTCGGGGTACATAGACTCCATAGTCTACCTCGACGCCGGTAACGCTGGAAACCTCAACCTGACACTCACAGGCAACAACCTCACAGGGCCAGCCAAATACGGCATCTATGTCGCGTCCTTCACCAATGCAAGCAGTAGCCTGGTGATAAAGGATAACTCGCTCCAGGGACAGATAGTTTCGATCCTGCTAAAGTCCTCCGAGGGAGCCTCGGTAACGGACAATAGAATAACGTCTGGGGCAAGCTCTCCTGGCGGCATAGTGTTGAAGCCCTCTAGCATAGGCCAGACCCTACACGAGATACAGGGCAACCTGATCGACGGACGTCCAATAACATACCTCTACAGGGATACCGCCATAGGCCTACATGGATTCGGCCAGATAATAGCCGTGATGTCTCACGTCGAGGCAGAGAATACCGGCATCACGGGATACCCAGGGGTGGTCCAGCTCTACTCCTCCACAATGACGGTCAAGAACGCTAGCATAACGGCCCCCTACAGCGACAATGGAGCGCTGGACTCCTACGAGAGGCAGGACGCCCCTGTATTCAAGACGGAGTACAGCTCGACCCTGACAATAGAAGGTTCGAGGATAAACGCCAAGACGAGCCTGATATTATTCGAAGTCGAGCTAAACGGGGGCACTGGAGAGGGACTAGTCCTAAACAACACTAGGATAGAGGGGACAGCCTATAGGCTAGTGGATACGACGGCCCAGGTGTCCATAGGCATATACAACTCCGTGATAAACTGGAACGCGACCATCGAGGGAAGCCTAAACCATGAGATCACCAGGATGTACTGCAACACCGGCAATCCAGGCCTAGAGTTCGACCTAGTAAACACTAGGGTGACGATAGCCAGTGGCAAGAAGTTCGACCTGGAACAGGTGAGACGAGTCTACTGGAAGAACGTGACCGTAGAATCATCCAGCAAAACCGGGATTAGCGACAACGTGTTGATCTTGAAGGATGTCCGGTCCGCTAGGATAGACGATGCCAGCTTTATTGGGGTCCCAGGCGTGCATATTGAGAGAGCGCTCGTATACGTCACGGGAGGGGGAGTCTATAACATAACTAATCCAGCGTACGCGGGGTTGCTCGATGCAAGATACTATACTAGCCGTGCTTTCATCGACGGGGTCGTGTTTAATAATGTTACGGGCAAGATGATCTACGTTTATAGCAGTAGTGGAGGAGAGTTCGGGCTAGCGAATATTGGGTTGGACGCTACAGTGAGTAGCTCCAGCAATAGCTACTTCCTCTCATTAATGTACAGGGGGACAGTCTATACCGGCAACCTAGTAGCCAACCATTCCACTGGCACGCCGATATACGTGAACGGTGGAACACTCTACATGCACTACTCATCGCTGACGAACAACACCTGCTACGGCCTCAGAGTCCAGGGAGGGGCTGTAAACGCTACACACAACTACTGGGGAGACTCGAATGGTCCAGTGTTTACTGAGTCGTGTGACGCCAAGGATCCAGAGGAGGTCTACAACACGACAACCATATACTATAGGCCCCCTCTGGTAAACCTGCCGCGAGAGAACGACACTACTCCCCCGACAGTTAGCATCACATCTCCAGCCGACAACGCCGTCTTGAAGGGCTTGGCATGGTTTAACGTATCCTACAGCGACGACTATGGTGTTATGGCGGTTGTGATCCTTGTGGACGAGCAGCCCGCCGCGATCCTATTCGAGGGCAATAACTCTGCCAGGATCGATACGTCCATCTTCAAGGACGGCAACCACACGATATACGCTATCGCATACGACTACGCAGGCCATACAAGCATCGTTAGCATAGGAGTGGAAATCGAGAATAGCAAGCCCTCTGCGAACATAACGGAGCCCATCAACAACAGCATTGTATCCGGCTACCTGACGATCAGGTACTACGTCTACGACGATAACCTCGACACCGCGAGGCTCTACGCCAACAACACGGTCATCTCATCCACGACGAGGACCGGCTACACGAGCTACACGCTCAACACGAAGAGCTACAGTGACGGCCCACTATGGCTCAAAGTCACAGCGGTAGACGAGGACGGGCAGACCTCCGAGTACAGGATACTCGTGACCATAGACAATACCCCGCCCTCGCTGATCGTAGACACTCCAGGCAACAACTCCTACATCAGGGGCACCAGGCAGGTCAAGTTCTCAACCCACGACAGGCACCCGAAGGAGTACAGGATCTACCTCAACGGCACCCTCATAGAGAACGACACCTCCACAGGAACCATCACCTACAACCTAGACACCACGAGGTACCAGGATGGGCGGTACAACCTGACGATCTACACGGTAGACAGGGCCGGCAACGCTAACGCGACTACAAGATTCATTACTATAGACAACACTCCCCCCAGCGCAACCATACAGTCCCCCAGCAACGGGCAAGACTTGACGGGGACCGTCAACATAACAGTCGACGCCAGCGACGCCATAGGCTTAAGATACGTAACCATATACATCAACGGGACCCTGGTATTCAACAAGACAGTCGACCCCGACAACCCCACAGACCCAACCTACACCTATGAATGGGACACCACCAAATACCAAGACGGCACCTACAACATCACAACAGTAGTCTACGATCTAGCCGGCAACACCGACACAGACCAGAAAACCGTGCAGGTACTAAACGCACAGCCAGTACCGGAGAGCGGCCTCCTAGCACTCGTAGCCCTAGCCATAGCCCTCCTGGTTCTCCTCGCCAAGACGAGGAGGAACCGCTAA
- a CDS encoding ABC transporter ATP-binding protein, with the protein MVELKNVEIMYHPFILVIKNLNLVVKSNSITALIGPNGAGKSTLLKAISGVIKLERGRVTRGEIIFEEKTRIENKDPDWIAKLGIVYVAEGRRIFRELTVQENIDAVAFAWGNIVDPNIVYEYFPRLKVHRNRRAGYLSGGEQQMLAIGLALLAKPKLMLLDEPSLGLAPKIVTQVYENIKMMHDNEGITMLLADQNAVKALEIADYGYIMENGRIATEGPAEVLREDKDVREFYLGMGAQKISYKTVKWYHRKKRWV; encoded by the coding sequence ATGGTGGAGTTGAAGAACGTGGAGATAATGTACCATCCCTTCATACTTGTAATAAAGAACCTAAACCTAGTGGTCAAGAGCAACAGCATAACAGCCCTCATAGGACCCAATGGAGCCGGCAAGAGCACCCTACTGAAGGCGATCTCGGGCGTTATAAAGCTCGAAAGGGGGAGGGTCACCCGCGGGGAGATAATCTTCGAGGAGAAGACCAGGATAGAGAACAAGGACCCCGACTGGATAGCCAAGCTAGGCATAGTATACGTCGCCGAGGGCAGGAGGATATTCAGGGAGCTCACAGTCCAAGAGAACATTGACGCGGTCGCCTTCGCATGGGGCAACATAGTGGACCCCAACATAGTATACGAGTACTTCCCACGCCTCAAAGTCCACAGGAACAGGAGGGCCGGATACCTGAGCGGCGGGGAGCAGCAGATGCTAGCCATAGGACTCGCACTGCTAGCCAAGCCGAAGCTGATGCTCCTCGACGAGCCGAGCCTTGGCCTGGCGCCTAAGATAGTCACCCAGGTCTACGAGAACATCAAGATGATGCACGACAACGAGGGCATCACAATGCTACTAGCGGACCAGAACGCCGTGAAAGCCCTAGAGATAGCGGACTACGGCTACATAATGGAGAACGGTAGGATAGCTACAGAGGGACCCGCAGAGGTCCTTAGAGAAGACAAGGACGTGAGGGAATTCTACCTGGGCATGGGCGCCCAGAAGATCAGCTACAAGACCGTGAAATGGTATCACCGGAAGAAGAGGTGGGTATAG
- a CDS encoding MFS transporter, with translation MRKLLLSIAIVAFSVMFSISIVGPLLSSLAEAEGIPLGDKPNTSIGIIFSLGGFSLALFQIPLARLADRLGRKWFVFWGSLGVALSVLLIGYAREVAEALGLHVTLDPLGWDESTIMLALARTLQGIAAAATWPVLLSILASELPVESMGTAMGVFGASFGLGMSLGPVAGPGVSAKLGIHAPFILSAVLAVLAALASLAIKETRAYGERRSKKRASVRDPRLISLGLVAFTLLYAMGALVVIYPRYMTSELGLSLGDLAVAMALASLTYSLLQPLTGRLADIVDRRLLVVVSHPLAGIAVLLAGLSKDTLGIYASMLLFGLAGALTFPAATALLGSIAPKGLEGTYTGIYNAMLSFGVTISPITVGLLADYLGYKAAFASVFPTVLAATVTFILLYRRPGHPLHEE, from the coding sequence TTGAGGAAGCTGCTACTCTCGATAGCGATAGTAGCCTTCTCAGTAATGTTCTCGATATCAATAGTGGGCCCACTGCTCTCAAGCCTAGCCGAGGCAGAAGGGATACCACTAGGCGACAAGCCAAACACCTCGATAGGAATCATATTCTCCCTAGGAGGATTCTCCCTAGCCCTATTCCAGATCCCGCTAGCCAGGCTGGCCGACAGGCTGGGGAGGAAGTGGTTTGTCTTCTGGGGAAGCCTAGGGGTAGCCCTGTCAGTCCTACTCATAGGCTACGCCCGTGAAGTGGCGGAGGCGCTAGGCCTCCACGTAACCCTAGACCCGCTTGGCTGGGACGAGTCAACGATTATGCTAGCGCTGGCGCGTACGCTGCAAGGTATAGCGGCTGCAGCCACCTGGCCAGTCCTACTATCAATACTAGCCTCGGAGCTGCCGGTCGAGTCGATGGGCACGGCCATGGGTGTCTTCGGTGCCTCCTTCGGGCTCGGGATGAGCCTAGGCCCGGTCGCGGGGCCAGGGGTCTCCGCGAAGCTCGGAATCCACGCCCCCTTCATACTATCAGCGGTACTAGCAGTTCTAGCGGCTTTAGCCTCGCTTGCTATAAAGGAGACTAGGGCCTACGGGGAGAGGCGGTCGAAGAAGAGGGCCTCGGTCAGGGATCCACGCCTGATAAGCCTTGGACTAGTCGCCTTCACACTCCTCTACGCGATGGGCGCCCTAGTGGTCATCTATCCAAGGTATATGACGAGCGAGCTAGGCCTAAGCCTGGGAGACCTGGCCGTTGCAATGGCCCTAGCCAGCCTAACCTACTCGCTACTACAACCCCTGACAGGCAGGCTAGCCGATATTGTCGATAGGAGGCTCCTAGTAGTGGTAAGCCACCCGCTAGCCGGGATAGCGGTATTACTAGCTGGGCTCTCAAAGGATACACTAGGGATCTACGCCTCCATGCTGCTCTTCGGCCTAGCTGGCGCGTTGACTTTCCCAGCGGCAACGGCATTGCTAGGAAGCATAGCCCCTAAGGGCCTAGAGGGAACATATACCGGGATCTACAACGCGATGCTCAGCTTCGGAGTGACTATCTCGCCGATAACCGTGGGCCTGCTAGCAGACTACCTCGGCTATAAGGCGGCATTCGCAAGCGTCTTCCCCACGGTCCTAGCGGCGACGGTCACATTCATCCTACTCTATAGGAGACCAGGCCATCCACTCCACGAGGAATAG